The following coding sequences lie in one Azospirillum humicireducens genomic window:
- a CDS encoding FtsW/RodA/SpoVE family cell cycle protein, whose protein sequence is MITFDRTDQSIFGRWWWTVDRWQLGAIALLMFLGTVLITAASPPVAERIGIQDTFYFVERHLMMLIPAIIIMVGVSLLSPRGVRRVALGVFLSSVLLVFATLVVGMEIKGARRWIHIPGLSIQPSEFVKPAFAVVAAWLFSLSRTNPGFPGALVSIVLYGITVAGLILQPDLGMTFVVSAVWFTQFFLAGLNLVLVMGLGGLGVVGLIGAYYTLPHVTSRIDRFLDPHAGDNYQVNRSLEAFANGGLMGTGPGQGTVKFYLPDSHADFIFAVAGEELGLIFCLGLVVLFAFVVLRGFARVFNDNNYFVLLATAGLLIQFGLQAAINMGSSLHLMPTKGMTLPFISYGGSSLLALGFGMGMVLALTRKRFGPAE, encoded by the coding sequence ATGATCACCTTCGACCGTACCGACCAATCGATCTTCGGCCGCTGGTGGTGGACCGTCGACCGCTGGCAGTTGGGCGCCATCGCCCTGCTGATGTTCCTCGGCACGGTCCTGATCACCGCGGCAAGCCCGCCGGTCGCCGAGCGCATCGGCATCCAGGACACCTTCTATTTCGTCGAACGCCACCTGATGATGCTGATCCCGGCGATCATCATCATGGTCGGCGTCTCGCTGCTCAGTCCGCGCGGGGTTCGGCGGGTGGCGCTGGGCGTCTTCCTGTCCTCCGTCCTGCTTGTCTTCGCCACCCTGGTGGTGGGCATGGAGATCAAGGGGGCTCGGCGCTGGATCCACATCCCCGGCCTGTCGATCCAGCCGTCGGAGTTCGTCAAGCCCGCCTTCGCGGTGGTGGCGGCATGGCTGTTCTCGCTGTCGCGCACCAACCCCGGCTTCCCCGGCGCGCTGGTGTCGATCGTGCTCTACGGCATCACCGTGGCCGGACTGATCCTGCAGCCCGACCTGGGCATGACCTTCGTCGTCTCAGCCGTGTGGTTCACCCAATTCTTCCTGGCCGGGCTGAACCTGGTGCTGGTGATGGGTCTCGGCGGGCTGGGCGTGGTCGGGCTGATCGGCGCCTACTATACGCTGCCGCACGTCACCAGCCGCATCGACCGCTTCCTCGACCCCCATGCAGGTGACAATTATCAGGTCAACCGGTCGCTGGAGGCTTTCGCCAACGGCGGTCTGATGGGCACCGGCCCCGGCCAGGGCACGGTGAAGTTCTATCTTCCCGACAGCCATGCCGACTTCATCTTCGCCGTAGCCGGGGAGGAGCTCGGGTTGATCTTCTGCCTTGGGCTGGTGGTTTTGTTCGCATTCGTTGTGCTGCGTGGGTTCGCTCGTGTCTTCAACGACAACAATTATTTCGTTTTGCTGGCGACCGCCGGTCTTCTGATCCAGTTCGGGCTTCAGGCGGCGATCAACATGGGATCGTCCTTGCATCTTATGCCGACGAAGGGCATGACCCTGCCGTTCATTTCCTATGGCGGCTCCTCGCTGCTGGCACTCGGGTTCGGCATGGGCATGGTTCTGGCTTTGACACGCAAACGCTTCGGCCCTGCGGAATGA
- the murG gene encoding undecaprenyldiphospho-muramoylpentapeptide beta-N-acetylglucosaminyltransferase, with amino-acid sequence MRRATDLDPIAHKAIVLAAGGTGGHMFPAEALARELLARGRAVTLVTDKRGHAFGDNLPEVPVHRIRAASPGAGIAGKLKAALQMGLGLLEARALMRQLEPAAVVGFGGYPSVPTVYAAIQSKLPALLHEQNAVLGRANRMLIAGARRIAVAFPGIEKLGEAQRAKIVRTGNPVRPAVAARRLSPYEAPQPGGPVRLLVMGGSQGARVFSEVIPAALALLPENLRARIHLAQQCRPEDLEAARDALEPLGLARLELQTFFRDVPERLAACHLAVTRAGASTIAELTCVGRPAILVPYPHATDDHQTANARHLAEVGAAWLVPQPAFTAGALAERLSALLADPQPLSAAARAAHGWGTADAASALADAVLAMLDDGLPKLHGADAGSDPTTTDHDRSHNARRSSAGASAKGAAE; translated from the coding sequence ATGAGGAGAGCGACGGATTTGGACCCCATCGCGCACAAGGCGATCGTGCTGGCCGCGGGCGGCACCGGCGGGCATATGTTCCCGGCCGAGGCGCTGGCGCGCGAGCTGCTGGCCCGCGGCCGCGCCGTGACGCTGGTGACCGACAAGCGCGGCCATGCCTTTGGCGACAACCTGCCGGAAGTGCCGGTCCATCGCATCCGCGCCGCCTCCCCCGGCGCCGGAATCGCCGGCAAGCTGAAGGCCGCCCTGCAGATGGGGCTGGGGTTGCTGGAAGCGCGCGCGCTGATGCGGCAGCTCGAGCCCGCCGCGGTGGTCGGCTTCGGCGGCTACCCGTCCGTTCCAACCGTCTATGCCGCCATCCAATCCAAGCTGCCGGCCCTGCTGCACGAGCAGAACGCCGTCCTCGGCCGCGCCAACCGGATGCTGATCGCGGGCGCCCGCCGCATCGCCGTCGCCTTCCCCGGCATCGAGAAGCTGGGCGAGGCGCAGCGCGCCAAGATCGTCCGCACCGGCAACCCGGTCCGTCCCGCCGTCGCCGCCCGCCGCCTCTCCCCCTACGAGGCGCCGCAGCCCGGCGGTCCCGTCCGCCTGCTGGTGATGGGCGGCAGCCAGGGCGCCCGCGTCTTTTCCGAGGTGATCCCCGCCGCGCTGGCCCTGCTGCCGGAGAACCTCCGCGCCCGCATCCATCTGGCGCAGCAATGCCGGCCCGAAGACCTGGAAGCCGCCCGCGATGCGCTGGAGCCGCTGGGCCTCGCCCGGCTGGAGCTGCAGACCTTCTTCCGCGACGTGCCGGAACGGCTGGCCGCCTGCCACCTCGCCGTCACCCGCGCCGGCGCTTCCACCATCGCCGAGCTGACCTGCGTCGGACGCCCGGCGATCCTGGTGCCCTACCCGCACGCCACCGACGACCACCAGACCGCCAACGCCCGCCATCTTGCCGAGGTCGGCGCCGCCTGGCTGGTGCCGCAGCCCGCCTTCACCGCGGGCGCACTGGCCGAACGGCTGTCCGCCCTGTTGGCCGACCCGCAGCCATTGTCCGCCGCGGCTCGGGCCGCCCATGGCTGGGGCACCGCCGACGCCGCCAGCGCCCTGGCCGACGCCGTTCTGGCGATGCTGGACGACGGCTTGCCGAAGCTACACGGCGCCGACGCCGGGTCCGACCCGACCACGACCGACCACGACCGATCCCACAACGCCCGGCGCTCATCCGCCGGCGCCAGCGCCAAGGGGGCCGCGGAATGA
- the murC gene encoding UDP-N-acetylmuramate--L-alanine ligase, whose translation MRALPLSIGTIHFVGIGGIGMSGIAEVLRNLGYTVQGSDLAENANVKRLRELGIKVFVGHRGENIAGAAVVVVSSAVKRDNPEVVAARAALVPVVRRAEMLGELMRLKWAIAIGGTHGKTTTTSMVGHMLEHANLDPTVINGGIINAYGSNTRLGTGDWMVVEADESDGTFVKLPACIAVVTNMDPEHLDFYGTFDNARAAFDSFVQNIPFYGFAALCIDHPEVQAMIPRVSDRRIVTYGFSPQADIRAVNVELGPDGAKYDVLIYDRHTGESRAIAGVRLPMYGPHNVQNSLACFAVGNEMGLPDVVMRDSMAKFQGVKRRFTKTGEANGITVIDDYGHHPVEIAAVLKAARTAGTGRTIAVVQPHRYSRLAALFEEFCTCFNDADAVIVADVYAAGETPIEGVSRDSLVEGLRMHGHRHVVALQNAQELAQVVREMAKPGDFVVCLGAGNITQWANALPGELSALYGAGR comes from the coding sequence ATGCGCGCCCTCCCCCTCTCGATCGGCACCATCCACTTCGTCGGCATCGGCGGCATCGGCATGAGCGGCATCGCCGAGGTTCTGCGGAACCTGGGCTATACCGTCCAGGGTTCCGACCTCGCCGAGAACGCCAACGTCAAGCGCCTGCGCGAACTGGGAATCAAGGTGTTCGTCGGCCATCGCGGCGAGAACATCGCCGGCGCCGCCGTGGTCGTCGTCTCCTCCGCGGTCAAGCGCGACAATCCGGAAGTGGTCGCCGCCCGCGCCGCCCTGGTGCCGGTGGTCCGCCGCGCCGAGATGCTCGGCGAGCTGATGCGGCTGAAATGGGCCATCGCCATCGGCGGCACCCATGGCAAGACCACGACGACCTCGATGGTCGGCCACATGCTGGAGCATGCCAACCTCGACCCGACCGTCATCAACGGCGGCATCATCAACGCCTACGGCTCCAACACCCGGCTCGGCACCGGTGACTGGATGGTGGTCGAGGCGGACGAGAGCGACGGCACCTTCGTGAAGCTGCCGGCCTGCATCGCCGTGGTCACCAACATGGATCCGGAGCATCTGGACTTCTACGGCACCTTCGACAACGCGCGGGCCGCCTTCGACAGCTTCGTCCAGAACATCCCCTTCTACGGCTTTGCCGCGCTCTGCATCGACCATCCCGAGGTGCAGGCGATGATCCCGCGCGTGTCGGACCGCCGCATCGTCACCTACGGCTTCTCGCCGCAGGCCGACATCCGCGCGGTGAACGTGGAGCTGGGGCCCGACGGCGCCAAGTACGACGTGCTGATCTATGACCGCCACACCGGCGAGAGCCGCGCCATCGCCGGCGTGCGCCTGCCGATGTACGGGCCGCACAATGTCCAGAACTCTCTGGCCTGCTTCGCGGTCGGCAACGAGATGGGCCTGCCCGACGTGGTGATGCGCGACAGCATGGCCAAGTTCCAGGGCGTGAAGCGCCGCTTCACCAAGACCGGCGAGGCCAACGGCATCACCGTCATCGACGATTACGGCCACCACCCGGTGGAGATCGCCGCGGTGCTGAAGGCCGCGCGCACCGCAGGCACCGGCCGCACCATCGCCGTTGTCCAGCCGCACCGCTACTCCCGCCTGGCCGCCCTGTTCGAAGAGTTCTGCACCTGCTTCAACGACGCCGACGCCGTGATCGTCGCCGACGTCTATGCCGCCGGTGAGACGCCGATCGAGGGCGTCAGCCGCGACAGTCTGGTGGAAGGTCTGCGCATGCACGGCCACCGCCATGTCGTGGCTCTGCAGAACGCGCAGGAGCTGGCGCAGGTCGTGCGCGAGATGGCCAAGCCCGGCGACT